In one window of Candidatus Hydrogenedentota bacterium DNA:
- a CDS encoding Gfo/Idh/MocA family oxidoreductase, which yields MAGKGVSSDSLAIKVEKEYKGKKFRVAFIGCGGISHTHMAALSEMPDVEVVAGVDILPERLKVFGDRWGVTAHYADWKKMLREVQPDGVSVCTPNGVHMAPTIDALNAGAHVLCEKPMAMNPAECEKMIAASKKADRKLVIGFQYRYHPNTQYLKRARDNGEFGDVMFVKCQALRRRGIPNWGVFGQKKLQGGGPMIDIGVHCIEMAHYVMGSPKPVAASGNTWTYLGDKPSKTVCPWPGWDHKTYTVEDLAIGQIRFENGAILQIEASFVAHIEKDVWNFTLMGTKGGGQWDPPMLFADKNDTMVNVAPNYVGADTSFEGLFNHKLRNWVDGCTKGTPLDAPAEAGLAVQKMLDGVYRSAAAGKEVAIK from the coding sequence ATGGCGGGAAAAGGCGTTAGTTCCGACTCGTTGGCCATCAAGGTGGAAAAGGAATACAAGGGGAAGAAGTTCCGCGTGGCCTTCATCGGCTGCGGCGGCATCTCCCACACCCACATGGCCGCACTCAGTGAAATGCCCGATGTCGAGGTGGTCGCCGGAGTGGACATCCTTCCCGAGCGCCTCAAGGTCTTCGGCGACCGCTGGGGTGTCACCGCGCACTACGCGGACTGGAAAAAAATGCTCCGCGAGGTCCAGCCCGACGGCGTCAGCGTATGCACCCCGAACGGCGTCCACATGGCCCCCACCATTGACGCCCTCAACGCGGGCGCCCATGTCCTCTGCGAGAAGCCCATGGCCATGAACCCCGCCGAGTGCGAAAAGATGATCGCCGCCTCCAAAAAGGCGGACCGCAAACTGGTCATCGGATTCCAGTACCGCTACCACCCCAACACGCAGTACCTCAAGCGCGCGCGGGACAACGGCGAGTTCGGCGACGTCATGTTCGTGAAATGCCAGGCCCTCCGCCGCCGCGGCATCCCGAACTGGGGCGTCTTCGGCCAGAAAAAACTCCAGGGCGGCGGTCCCATGATTGACATCGGCGTCCACTGCATCGAGATGGCCCACTACGTCATGGGCTCGCCGAAACCCGTCGCCGCCTCCGGTAACACATGGACCTATCTCGGCGACAAGCCCTCGAAGACGGTCTGTCCCTGGCCCGGCTGGGACCACAAAACCTATACCGTCGAGGACCTCGCCATCGGCCAAATCCGCTTCGAGAACGGCGCCATCCTCCAAATCGAGGCCAGCTTCGTCGCCCACATCGAGAAGGACGTGTGGAACTTCACCCTCATGGGCACCAAGGGCGGCGGACAGTGGGACCCGCCCATGCTCTTCGCCGACAAAAACGACACCATGGTGAATGTCGCGCCCAATTACGTCGGCGCGGACACCTCTTTCGAGGGCCTGTTCAACCACAAGCTCCGCAACTGGGTGGACGGCTGCACCAAGGGCACCCCCCTCGATGCGCCCGCCGAGGCCGGCCTCGCGGTCCAGAAAATGCTCGACGGCGTCTACCGCTCCGCCGCCGCCGGAAAAGAAGTGGCCATTAAATAA